Proteins co-encoded in one Bradyrhizobium sp. 170 genomic window:
- a CDS encoding ImmA/IrrE family metallo-endopeptidase, producing the protein MMDELTIVLKAREFVGRCGPSALPVSVESYAAEIDGVIKIKELEEKEDAWSFYDTDGKFHICVNCAHNSRRQRFSVCHEVAHVALGIGADHAGPSWSYSRRPPGEVACDVFAAELLLPYKLFKPRVDTAEMGFASINALADEFEASLISTGSRFATFSRELCAFVLSEEGKVRYSARSAQFREAKAWIQPGSPLPVDSYSARVRAGERLSSPEEAEPGQWFENWERDGSLYEDTIHLSHWDQTLTLLWFGDEELPPPPPERKRWEEETQGLRELDGVLPWPGRSKKRR; encoded by the coding sequence ATGATGGACGAACTCACGATCGTACTGAAGGCGCGGGAGTTCGTCGGCCGCTGCGGCCCGTCGGCTCTTCCGGTCTCTGTCGAGAGTTACGCGGCCGAGATCGACGGCGTCATCAAGATCAAGGAGCTCGAAGAGAAAGAGGATGCTTGGTCCTTTTACGACACCGATGGCAAGTTCCACATCTGCGTGAACTGCGCGCATAATTCGCGGCGCCAAAGATTCAGCGTCTGCCATGAAGTAGCTCATGTGGCGCTGGGAATCGGCGCCGATCATGCCGGTCCGAGTTGGAGTTATTCCCGCCGGCCGCCGGGCGAGGTTGCTTGCGACGTGTTCGCGGCCGAGCTGTTGCTTCCCTACAAACTCTTTAAGCCCCGCGTTGACACGGCGGAGATGGGGTTCGCGTCAATCAACGCCTTGGCCGACGAATTCGAGGCGTCGCTCATCTCCACCGGTTCACGGTTCGCTACGTTCTCTCGCGAATTATGCGCCTTTGTTCTCTCCGAAGAGGGCAAGGTCCGCTATAGCGCTCGATCGGCCCAGTTCAGGGAGGCCAAGGCCTGGATCCAGCCGGGATCGCCGCTACCCGTAGACTCCTACAGCGCACGCGTTCGCGCCGGGGAAAGGTTGTCGAGCCCTGAAGAAGCAGAACCCGGGCAGTGGTTCGAGAATTGGGAGCGGGATGGATCGCTCTACGAGGACACAATCCATTTGAGCCATTGGGACCAGACGCTGACGCTTCTCTGGTTTGGCGATGAAGAGCTTCCGCCGCCTCCACCGGAGCGAAAGCGGTGGGAAGAGGAAACGCAGGGCCTGCGCGAGCTTGATGGCGTTCTGCCTTGGCCGGGCCGCAGCAAAAAACGAAGATAG
- a CDS encoding helix-turn-helix transcriptional regulator: protein MPETALGVWLKGLRDRRDLSLRDVADASEVDHAYIYRLETGAKEAPSEEVVNKLIIALTPPRRDADILRFLADHADVDVKLIEFVRADPSVTFDQFRMLTTVVNRGARPNYATSLERIRQIMG, encoded by the coding sequence ATGCCGGAGACGGCGCTAGGAGTTTGGCTCAAGGGCCTAAGGGATCGCCGGGACCTAAGTTTGAGGGATGTCGCCGACGCCAGCGAGGTCGACCACGCCTACATTTATCGCTTGGAGACCGGCGCTAAAGAGGCGCCCTCCGAGGAGGTCGTTAACAAGCTCATTATAGCCCTCACGCCCCCGAGGCGGGACGCGGATATCCTCCGCTTTCTGGCCGATCATGCAGATGTTGACGTGAAGCTGATCGAATTTGTGCGCGCGGACCCCAGCGTGACCTTCGACCAATTTCGCATGCTCACAACCGTCGTGAACCGTGGCGCACGGCCCAACTACGCGACGTCCCTCGAACGCATCCGCCAGATTATGGGATAG
- a CDS encoding multiubiquitin domain-containing protein: MSVDVAAHLVRIHINREAYKSPNPTTGEALYELGKVPKHEKLYREVSDDEEDKLVPRDDARVYLKEDEHFYSQKAFSIFVNTDEHDVEKKHISYAQVVELYLGDGGKPSNEYLIKYSHGPAENPSGTLAPTEKVKVKDGMRFRVAGTGES, from the coding sequence ATGTCTGTCGATGTCGCCGCGCACCTGGTGCGCATCCATATCAACCGGGAGGCCTACAAGTCGCCGAATCCCACCACGGGCGAGGCTCTCTACGAATTGGGCAAGGTGCCCAAACACGAGAAGCTCTACCGTGAGGTCAGCGACGATGAGGAAGACAAGCTGGTGCCGCGCGACGATGCCCGCGTGTATCTGAAGGAGGACGAGCACTTCTACAGCCAGAAGGCGTTCTCGATCTTCGTCAACACGGACGAACATGACGTCGAGAAGAAGCACATCTCGTACGCCCAGGTGGTCGAACTCTACCTCGGCGACGGCGGCAAGCCCTCCAATGAGTACCTGATCAAGTATTCGCACGGCCCCGCGGAGAACCCGAGCGGCACCTTGGCTCCAACCGAGAAGGTAAAAGTGAAAGATGGCATGCGCTTTAGGGTTGCCGGAACTGGCGAGTCATAA
- a CDS encoding ThiF family adenylyltransferase translates to MACALGLPELASHNPFIKDLDELGYHVDFVGGYLVIYGLPYLDQDAALQHGDWACPVDLLDAVIDKPKHHQAWWRGSRPHDGAKRQLRLGGGPDRVTVAPDLITDCSFSFKLLNEDGVARDYLSFEEKTQTYLDTITGPALAAFPDATPLRGIAVKAAAQGSPLRFPDTMSARYHINDISALLRGKKAAIIGLGGTGAYILDFIARTHLERIALFDDDKVHVHTIFRVPGFIPGAIKGLKVDALARQYGHWHAGIDPIPERITSENIERLAEFDFVFVSVDDGPARLLIVDWLSAKGIPYVDCGMGLNRSTVGLSGFVRITGTDRKAFETNVHSAYLPTENAKDDEYRKQPQITELNAFNAIMAVIRFKQHFLLLDRLDDATSYVFDTALLEIDSKGRSE, encoded by the coding sequence ATGGCATGCGCTTTAGGGTTGCCGGAACTGGCGAGTCATAACCCGTTCATCAAAGACCTCGACGAACTCGGTTACCATGTCGATTTCGTCGGCGGGTATCTCGTCATCTACGGCCTGCCGTACCTCGACCAGGACGCCGCGCTTCAGCACGGCGACTGGGCGTGTCCGGTCGATCTGCTTGACGCCGTCATCGACAAGCCGAAGCACCACCAAGCGTGGTGGCGAGGCAGCCGGCCGCATGACGGCGCCAAGCGCCAGCTGCGTCTTGGCGGCGGCCCGGACCGCGTGACGGTCGCGCCGGACCTCATTACCGATTGCTCGTTTTCATTCAAGCTGCTGAATGAAGACGGCGTCGCCCGCGACTACCTTTCGTTTGAGGAGAAGACGCAGACCTATCTCGACACGATAACCGGACCGGCCCTTGCCGCGTTCCCGGATGCCACGCCGCTGCGCGGCATCGCGGTCAAGGCGGCGGCGCAAGGCAGCCCCCTTCGTTTTCCCGACACCATGTCCGCGCGATACCACATCAACGACATCTCGGCTCTGCTGCGCGGTAAGAAAGCCGCCATCATCGGGCTCGGCGGCACCGGCGCCTACATCCTCGATTTCATCGCGCGAACTCATCTGGAGCGGATTGCGCTGTTCGACGACGATAAAGTGCATGTTCATACGATCTTTCGGGTGCCGGGCTTCATCCCCGGCGCCATCAAGGGGCTGAAGGTCGACGCCTTGGCGCGGCAATATGGTCATTGGCACGCCGGGATCGATCCGATACCCGAACGCATCACCTCGGAGAATATCGAGCGCCTAGCCGAATTTGATTTCGTCTTTGTCTCGGTCGATGACGGGCCGGCCCGCCTGCTCATCGTCGATTGGCTGAGCGCAAAAGGCATACCCTATGTCGATTGCGGCATGGGCCTCAATCGATCTACGGTCGGCCTCAGCGGCTTCGTTCGCATCACTGGCACCGATCGCAAGGCATTCGAAACCAATGTCCACTCAGCTTATTTGCCAACTGAGAATGCCAAGGATGACGAATACCGCAAACAGCCTCAGATCACCGAGCTCAACGCCTTCAACGCTATAATGGCCGTCATCAGGTTCAAGCAGCATTTTCTGCTTCTTGATCGCCTGGACGATGCTACGAGCTACGTCTTCGATACCGCATTGCTTGAGATCGATTCGAAAGGACGGTCGGAGTGA